In Myxococcales bacterium, a single genomic region encodes these proteins:
- a CDS encoding protein kinase yields the protein MKVLIADDDGLTRKLLEGTAEKWGYEVHAVADGIAAWEELKKADGPRLALLDWMMPGMTGLALCEKLKQSTEMPYVYVILLTSKSGKEDIVQGLDAGADDFLTKPVSSSELRSRLAVGVRILSVISPMASPGPHVEGYEIIGPLGKGARGIVYRAIQNGTRREVALKLIRIERVNEDEKARFLREVELTAKLDHPSIVRIYSSCVQDGVYGYAMELVDGVDIANWVKEKNLGEREIMRLMQKVAAAVGHAHARGIIHRDLKPGNVLVTKGGEPKIVDFGLAKSLMSLDEGRAFLTEEGLVVGTPAFMAPEQAAGRASKVDTRTDVYGLGILLYRLLLNEHPHDLKGPLEEVLRRVATQEVRPPRLIKPDMDSRLAAILTKSLARDPKRRYPTANELSQDLDTLINVMYPGA from the coding sequence TTGAAGGTTCTCATCGCCGACGACGATGGTCTCACGCGGAAGCTCCTCGAAGGCACCGCGGAGAAGTGGGGCTATGAGGTCCACGCCGTGGCCGACGGCATCGCGGCCTGGGAAGAACTCAAGAAGGCCGACGGGCCGCGGCTCGCGCTGCTCGACTGGATGATGCCCGGCATGACCGGACTCGCGCTTTGCGAGAAGCTCAAGCAGTCGACCGAGATGCCTTACGTCTACGTGATCTTGCTCACCAGCAAGAGCGGCAAAGAGGACATCGTTCAAGGCCTCGACGCCGGCGCCGACGACTTCCTGACGAAGCCTGTTTCGTCGAGCGAGCTCCGAAGCCGCCTCGCGGTGGGCGTTCGCATTCTCAGCGTCATCTCGCCCATGGCCTCGCCGGGGCCTCACGTCGAGGGCTACGAAATCATCGGCCCCCTCGGCAAGGGCGCCCGAGGCATCGTGTACCGCGCCATCCAAAATGGCACGCGCCGCGAGGTCGCGCTCAAGCTGATTCGCATCGAACGCGTCAACGAGGACGAGAAGGCTCGCTTCCTCCGCGAGGTGGAGCTCACGGCCAAGCTCGATCATCCAAGCATCGTTCGCATCTATTCGAGCTGCGTTCAGGACGGCGTTTATGGCTACGCCATGGAGCTGGTCGACGGCGTCGACATCGCGAATTGGGTCAAGGAGAAGAACCTCGGCGAGCGCGAGATCATGCGGCTCATGCAGAAGGTCGCCGCCGCCGTCGGTCACGCGCATGCGCGCGGCATCATTCACCGCGACTTGAAGCCGGGAAACGTGCTCGTCACCAAGGGCGGTGAGCCGAAGATTGTCGACTTCGGATTGGCGAAGTCGCTCATGTCCTTGGACGAGGGCCGCGCGTTCTTGACGGAGGAAGGCCTCGTCGTCGGAACGCCGGCGTTCATGGCGCCGGAGCAAGCGGCCGGTCGCGCGAGCAAAGTCGACACGCGCACCGACGTCTACGGGCTCGGCATTCTCCTCTATCGCCTCCTGCTCAACGAACACCCCCACGACTTGAAGGGTCCGCTCGAGGAGGTCTTGCGTCGCGTCGCGACGCAAGAGGTCCGCCCGCCGCGGCTCATCAAGCCCGACATGGATTCGCGGCTCGCGGCGATCCTCACCAAGTCACTGGCGCGCGACCCCAAGCGTCGCTATCCCACGGCGAACGAGCTCAGCCAGGATCTCGATACGCTCATCAACGTCATGTACCCGGGCGCGTAG